The genomic window TCAAGCTTAAGGTTGGTATCGCGTTCTGTACCCTCTAACATCGCCACAACCGTTTCAGTCGGCGTGTGGCCGTAAGTACAGCTCATTGAAGAAATTGCGGTGTCTAGAATATCGATCCCCGCTTCAACGGCTTTAACTGCTGTAGCTGTCGATAGCCCCGTTGTTGCGTGGCTATGTAACGCTAAAGGTACGTCACACGATGCTTTGATACGCGTAATCAGCTCTTCCGCTTCATACGGTTTCAATAAACCTGACATATCTTTGATACACAGTGAGTGACACCCCAAGTCCTCTAAACGTTTAGCCAAATCAACCCAAGTATCGGTGTTATGAACCGGACTGGTCGTATAAGACAACGTACCTTGCGCATGACCACCAACATCGATCGTTGCTTTCACCGCGGTTTCAAAGTTACGTACGTCATTCATCGCATCAAAAATGCGGAATACGTCCATGCCATTATAGTGGGCACGTTCAACAAACTTTTTGACGACATCGTCCGCGTAGTGACGATAACCCAACAGGTTTTGACCACGCAGTAGCATCTGCATGGGGGTATTGGGCATCACTTTTTTCAGCTTGCGTAAACGCTCCCATGGGTCTTCGCCTAGAAAACGGATACACGAATCATACGTCGCCCCGCCCCAAGTTTCTAATGACCAGTAGCCGACTTTATCCAGTTCGGCGGCAATTGGCAGCATATCTTCGATACGCATGCGAGTAGCAAATAGTGACTGGTGTGCGTCACGAAGTACCACATCTGTAATCGCTAGTGGTTTAGACATGCTCATAAACTCCTTTTTAATCCTTTAAATGCTACTTAGCAGTAGACGCACGGTATTGGTGAACCGCAGCCGAAATTGCTGCCACAACTTGTGGACTAACAGTAGAAGGGGTTGGTTGTGATTTGTTAATTGTTTTAGATGCTGCGATCGGTTCTGGTACTTCTTCTGGTACCAGTTTTGACATCAACCGAACGAGGTAAACGAGAATAGTGAGGAAAATAAAGACAACGGACATCCCCGTTATCATTAGAGTAGCCGCATCTCCTAGCAGGCTTCCAATATTAGTCATGTTGCTTCCTTTCTTCGTCATCCTGACATATGTACAGAATTTCAGCGAATAGTGATCCCGACTGTTGGATTATCTCGATTGGTTAAATTTTGTCAATTTTGTTTAAGGTGCTGTTACGTGTAACGCACACATGAGGTTAATTATTCGCATGGCAGATCACATAAATCCGTTAAATACATCACTCGCAGATATTTAAACTGTGAGCTAAATATAGATTTTATAGATTGGAGTATGAGGCAGACAGAAGAGCAAGGTGATAATCAAGAATCATTGGAATACAACAGGTTATAAACCATCGCGTTTAACATTTAATTAACAGCCAATCCGGAGGTATAAAAAAAGCCTCGTAAAAACGAGGCTTTTTTTATAATGTGGCGCGCTCTGGAGGATTCGAACCTCCGACCGCCTGGTTCGTAGCCAGGTACTCTATCCAGCTGAGCTAAGAGCGCACGGTTTTCGTATCAACTTGTTGTCAACAACAAGGCAGTACACGGGGTTTCATTCTTATCAGAAAGAAGCCGTTAAATAGTGGCGCGTCCTGGAGGATTCGAACCTCCGACCGCCTGGTTCGTAGCCAGGTACTCTATCCAGCTGAGCTAAGGACGCACGGTTTTCGTATCAACTTGTTGTCAACAACAGGCCATACAGGGATTTCATTCTTATCAGGAAGCAACCCTTAAATAGTGGCGCGCTCTGGAGGATTCGAACCTCCGACCGCCTGGTTCGTAGCCAGGTACTCTATCCAGCTGAGCTAAGAGCGCACGGGTTTTAGTATCAACGTGTTGAAACAACAAGGCAATACAAGGATTTTCATTCTTATCAGAAAGAAGCCCTTAAATAGTGGCGCGTCCTGGAGGATTCGAACCTCCGACCGCCTGGTTCGTAGCCAGGTACTCTATCCAGCTGAGCTAAGGACGCACGGTTTTAGTATCAACGTGTTGAATCAACAAGACAATACAGGGAGTTCATTCTTATCAGAAAGAAGCCCTTAAATAGTGGCGCGCTCTGGAGGATTCGAACCTCCGACCGCCTGGTTCGTAGCCAGGTACTCTATCCAGCTGAGCTAAGAGCGCACGGGTTTTAGTATCAACGTGTTGAAACAACAAGGCAATACAGGGA from Vibrio artabrorum includes these protein-coding regions:
- a CDS encoding oxaloacetate decarboxylase subunit gamma, whose product is MTNIGSLLGDAATLMITGMSVVFIFLTILVYLVRLMSKLVPEEVPEPIAASKTINKSQPTPSTVSPQVVAAISAAVHQYRASTAK